Proteins encoded in a region of the Enterococcus gilvus ATCC BAA-350 genome:
- a CDS encoding helix-turn-helix domain-containing protein, translated as MYYPIQVPFLLNDAFTQAVVYSETVIPECSAFILCFWSMYPKTKQHRQVKNVIIADGCIDLIVDFDRKEIFFTGNQQTEFDYEIETPAYFFGARMMPGAFHQLTGLPAERAMNDRVFLQNVFTDLDQSRFFSAGFEQAQKIFQGYLVEKFEKMTPNDFTKLFPRLFESPPKNTKELYDQLYFSPRQCQRVFSKNFGLTPKMVLSILRFQKCLQILTSEQAVPSDIMAVTNYYDQPHFNKDFKHYLGITPLDLVSRYKK; from the coding sequence GTGTATTATCCAATACAAGTTCCCTTTCTTTTAAATGACGCGTTCACGCAAGCGGTCGTATACAGTGAAACGGTTATTCCCGAATGCAGCGCGTTCATTTTATGTTTTTGGTCCATGTATCCGAAAACGAAACAGCACCGTCAAGTGAAAAATGTCATTATCGCAGATGGCTGTATTGACTTGATCGTCGATTTTGATAGAAAGGAAATATTTTTCACTGGGAATCAGCAAACAGAATTTGACTATGAGATAGAAACGCCCGCATATTTCTTTGGTGCGCGCATGATGCCGGGCGCTTTCCATCAACTTACAGGTCTGCCTGCGGAAAGAGCGATGAATGACCGTGTGTTCTTGCAAAATGTTTTTACTGATCTCGATCAGTCGCGCTTTTTTTCAGCAGGGTTCGAACAGGCTCAGAAAATTTTTCAGGGCTATTTGGTCGAAAAATTTGAGAAGATGACGCCTAATGATTTTACAAAGCTTTTTCCGAGATTGTTTGAGTCTCCGCCTAAAAATACGAAGGAATTGTATGACCAGCTTTACTTTAGTCCTCGCCAGTGCCAACGCGTTTTTTCGAAAAATTTTGGTTTAACGCCTAAGATGGTACTAAGTATTTTAAGGTTTCAAAAATGTTTGCAGATACTGACTTCTGAACAAGCCGTCCCCTCTGACATTATGGCTGTGACAAATTATTATGATCAGCCTCACTTTAATAAAGACTTTAAGCACTATTTAGGAATTACTCCGCTAGACTTGGTTTCTCGTTATAAAAAGTGA